In one Alnus glutinosa chromosome 12, dhAlnGlut1.1, whole genome shotgun sequence genomic region, the following are encoded:
- the LOC133851852 gene encoding galactinol synthase 1 encodes MAPELVPASVEPPTKTVTMPSRAFVTFLAGNGDYVKGVVGLAKGLRKAKTAYPLVVAVLPDVPEEHRRILVSQGCIVREIVPVYPPNNQTPFAMAYYVINYSKLRIWEFVEYSKMIYLDGDIQVFDNIDHLFDLPDGYFYAVMDCFCEKTWSHTPQYEVGYCQQCPDKVTWPAEMGQRPSLYFNAGMFVYEPSLSTYEDLLKKLQVTPPTPFAEQDFLNMYFRSVYKPIPLVYNLVLAMLWRHPENVELEKVKVVHYCAAGSKPWRFTGKEENMQREDIKMLVKKWWDVYSDESLDYKKGSGAADGEAEPVNMKPFLAALSEACTIQYVTAPSAA; translated from the exons TGGCTCCTGAGCTCGTTCCAGCTTCTGTAGAACCGCCTACCAAAACCGTGACCATGCCAAGCCGGGCCTTCGTGACTTTCTTGGCCGGAAACGGAGACTACGTGAAAGGCGTCGTTGGCCTGGCCAAGGGGCTGAGGAAGGCCAAAACGGCGTACCCTTTGGTCGTCGCTGTGCTACCCGACGTTCCTGAGGAGCACCGTCGGATCCTGGTGTCCCAGGGCTGCATAGTGCGTGAGATTGTACCCGTTTACCCGCCCAACAACCAGACCCCGTTCGCCATGGCCTATTACGTCATCAACTACTCCAAGCTCCGCATATGGGAG TTTGTCGAGTACAGTAAAATGATCTACTTGGACGGAGACATCCAGGTGTTTGATAACATCGACCACCTCTTTGATCTGCCCGATGGGTATTTCTACGCAGTGATGGACTGCTTCTGTGAGAAAACATGGAGTCACACGCCGCAGTACGAGGTCGGGTACTGCCAGCAGTGCCCTGACAAGGTGACGTGGCCGGCGGAGATGGGCCAGCGGCCATCCCTTTACTTCAACGCCGGCATGTTTGTGTACGAGCCCAGTTTGTCCACCTACGAGGACCTCTTGAAGAAGCTACAAGTCACACCACCAACCCCATTTGCTGAGCAG GATTTCTTGAACATGTACTTCAGGAGTGTTTACAAGCCCATCCCTCTTGTTTACAATCTGGTGCTTGCTATGTTGTGGCGTCACCCAGAAAATGTGGAGCTGGAGAAAGTGAAAGTTGTTCACTACTGTGCAGCG GGATCAAAGCCATGGAGGTTTACAGGGAAAGAAGAGAACATGCAGAGGGAGGACATAAAAATGCTTGTAAAGAAATGGTGGGATGTATACAGTGATGAGTCGTTGGACTACAAGAAGGGATCGGGGGCGGCAGATGGTGAAGCGGAGCCGGTGAACATGAAGCCATTCTTGGCTGCTCTTTCCGAGGCTTGTACGATTCAGTATGTGACGGCGCCATCAGCGGCATAA